In a single window of the Nodularia spumigena CCY9414 genome:
- a CDS encoding class I SAM-dependent methyltransferase produces the protein MENVGKIPFKYEWRNRWIIIKEFIQNPVQEISFLRDTFQVSELYTGIAKRDKDLNNPNIPQWLNFGYWQEETTYNGACAALARKLGEVAELSPGEQVLDVGFGFAEQDILWMRENNLGAITGINTTELQVKIAQERVARAGLEERINLQVGSATKIPFAENSFDKVTALECAFHFNTREDFFAEAFRVLRPGGKLALADCLPRVGRDINFWLRVNSKKMCIPFVNQYDRNTYVEKLKKQGFVNIQAIPIGEYVWPAVVHYFAQVGQGISKHDLVINLQKDNPGLEAWSRDRGWFMAFDDYILFSGEKPD, from the coding sequence TTGGAAAATGTTGGCAAAATTCCCTTCAAGTATGAATGGCGAAATCGCTGGATAATCATCAAAGAATTTATCCAGAATCCAGTTCAAGAAATCTCGTTTTTACGAGACACATTCCAGGTATCTGAACTTTACACAGGTATAGCTAAACGAGATAAGGATCTTAACAACCCCAATATTCCCCAATGGCTCAACTTTGGCTATTGGCAAGAAGAAACTACTTACAATGGAGCTTGTGCAGCTTTAGCCCGTAAGTTAGGAGAAGTTGCTGAACTTAGCCCTGGAGAACAAGTTTTGGATGTTGGCTTCGGTTTTGCTGAACAAGATATCCTCTGGATGCGTGAAAACAATTTGGGCGCAATTACTGGTATAAATACTACAGAGCTACAAGTAAAAATTGCTCAAGAACGAGTAGCTAGGGCGGGACTAGAGGAACGAATAAATCTTCAGGTAGGTTCGGCAACAAAAATACCTTTTGCAGAGAATTCTTTTGATAAAGTTACAGCTTTAGAATGTGCTTTTCATTTCAATACCCGTGAAGATTTTTTTGCGGAAGCATTTCGAGTTTTGCGTCCTGGTGGGAAACTAGCATTAGCAGATTGTTTGCCTAGAGTCGGACGAGATATTAACTTTTGGTTGCGCGTCAATAGCAAGAAAATGTGTATTCCTTTCGTCAACCAATATGACCGAAATACATATGTGGAAAAACTCAAAAAGCAGGGATTTGTAAATATTCAAGCTATACCAATTGGCGAATATGTTTGGCCTGCTGTTGTGCATTACTTTGCTCAGGTAGGTCAAGGAATTAGTAAGCACGATCTAGTAATTAATCTCCAAAAAGATAATCCCGGACTTGAGGCTTGGTCACGAGATCGGGGTTGGTTTATGGCGTTTGATGATTATATTTTATTTTCAGGAGAAAAACCAGATTAG